A part of Quatrionicoccus australiensis genomic DNA contains:
- the rfbB gene encoding dTDP-glucose 4,6-dehydratase, with amino-acid sequence MTILVTGAAGFIGSNFVLDWLAQSDESVVNLDALTYAGNLSNLASLQGDRRHAFVQGSIGDFDLVSKLLNTYQIRAVVNFAAESHVDRSIHGPEDFIQTNIVGSFHLLEAVRAYWSQLGDDAKANFRFLHVSTDEVYGSLGKDDPAFAETNRYEPNSPYSASKAASDHLVRAYHHTYGLPVLTTNCSNNYGPYHFPEKLIPLVIHNALAGKPLPIYGDGQQIRDWLYVKDHCSAIRRVLEAGRIGEVYNVGGWNEKPNLDVVHTVCTILDELSPRADGKAYKEQITYVKDRPGHDRRYAIDASKLERELGWKPAESFETGIRKTVQWYLDNQAWVQNVTSGAYQGWVGKQYGA; translated from the coding sequence ATGACTATTCTTGTTACGGGAGCAGCCGGTTTCATTGGCAGCAATTTTGTTCTGGATTGGCTGGCGCAATCTGATGAGTCAGTAGTCAATCTCGATGCGCTGACTTACGCGGGAAACTTGAGCAATCTGGCTAGTCTGCAAGGTGATCGACGGCATGCTTTTGTTCAAGGCAGCATCGGAGACTTTGATCTGGTTAGCAAGCTGCTAAACACTTATCAGATTCGTGCTGTTGTCAATTTTGCAGCCGAATCGCATGTTGACCGCAGTATTCACGGCCCGGAAGATTTTATTCAGACAAACATTGTCGGCAGTTTTCACCTGCTCGAAGCTGTACGTGCCTATTGGAGTCAACTTGGGGATGATGCCAAAGCCAATTTCCGCTTTTTGCACGTGTCGACCGATGAGGTATATGGCTCGCTCGGCAAGGATGACCCCGCTTTTGCCGAAACCAACCGCTACGAACCAAACAGCCCGTATTCTGCCAGCAAGGCAGCAAGTGATCACTTGGTCCGCGCCTATCATCACACCTACGGACTACCTGTACTGACGACCAACTGTTCAAACAACTATGGCCCCTACCACTTCCCGGAAAAGCTGATTCCGCTGGTAATTCACAACGCTCTGGCAGGAAAACCCCTGCCAATTTACGGTGATGGTCAGCAGATACGTGACTGGCTCTACGTCAAGGACCACTGCAGTGCGATTCGTCGGGTGCTTGAGGCTGGGCGTATTGGTGAGGTTTATAACGTCGGTGGCTGGAACGAGAAGCCTAACCTTGATGTAGTGCACACCGTCTGCACCATTCTTGATGAGCTATCACCACGTGCCGATGGCAAAGCCTACAAAGAACAGATCACTTACGTTAAAGACCGCCCTGGGCATGATCGCCGTTATGCCATCGATGCCAGCAAGCTTGAGCGCGAGTTGGGTTGGAAGCCGGCAGAAAGCTTCGAAACAGGTATCCGGAAAACCGTACAGTGGTATCTGGACAACCAGGCGTGGGTACAGAATGTGACCAGCGGTGCATATCAAGGCTGGGTTGGCAAGCAGTACGGAGCCTGA
- the rfbC gene encoding dTDP-4-dehydrorhamnose 3,5-epimerase: protein MLASPTSIPDLLIIEPRVFGDERGFFFESFNQQRFNEILGSEVAFVQDNHSKGGRGVLRGLHYQVAPHAQGKLVRVVAGSVLDVAVDIRPGSPTLGQHVAIELSAENKRQFWIPPGFAHGFVVLSETAEFLYKTTDYYAPSAERSIAWNDPDLAIDWLLNDTEPMLSAKDKDGLRFKVAIAALEADK, encoded by the coding sequence ATGCTTGCTAGTCCGACATCTATTCCTGATCTTTTGATCATAGAACCTCGCGTTTTTGGTGATGAGCGAGGTTTCTTTTTTGAAAGCTTCAATCAGCAGCGCTTTAACGAAATCCTCGGGAGTGAGGTGGCATTCGTTCAAGACAACCATTCAAAGGGAGGGCGTGGTGTCTTGCGTGGCTTGCACTATCAAGTTGCGCCTCATGCTCAGGGCAAGTTGGTGCGTGTGGTGGCAGGGAGCGTGCTTGACGTCGCTGTCGATATTCGTCCTGGTTCGCCAACCTTGGGCCAGCATGTTGCGATTGAGCTGTCTGCCGAGAACAAACGCCAGTTCTGGATTCCCCCTGGGTTCGCCCATGGATTTGTTGTCTTGAGTGAAACGGCTGAATTTCTCTACAAGACGACCGATTACTACGCACCATCGGCTGAACGTTCCATTGCCTGGAACGATCCTGATCTCGCGATTGATTGGTTGCTCAATGACACTGAGCCAATGCTTTCTGCCAAAGATAAGGATGGGCTGCGGTTTAAAGTTGCAATAGCTGCATTGGAGGCTGACAAATGA